The proteins below are encoded in one region of bacterium:
- a CDS encoding acyl-CoA dehydrogenase has protein sequence MDFDFSPEEQKFAEEVEQWLVDNHDPVVMDPTRENFTQLADTPERRAFMKKLAKKGWLGMSWPKEYGGQGIEGVYEFILNEALARHAAPQIGKGVGIIGKTLIRHGSEKLKKEFLPKILAAEVEFAVGYSEPQAGSDAANMQLKADKVDGGWNLNGQKMWTTSAHFADWYWVGARTDPDKAKHDGLSLFLIPMDHEGLEVQSLPTIGKDTTNQVFFKDVFVPDDYLVGTRGRGFQYIAEALDLERFTLFTLSPISERSRVLIDWVKTARRDDKPLREDPNVRRLIAHIATDTALARCLSTRFLCAAKAVNGKPPSVESSQYKLFTTTLSQRVCKDALDITGAAGQMREGQDDAPLAGRFEGAYRATMNETVGGGSSEIQKNIIARRHLGLPKNF, from the coding sequence GTGGACTTCGATTTCTCCCCGGAAGAGCAGAAATTCGCCGAAGAGGTCGAGCAATGGCTGGTCGACAACCACGATCCGGTTGTCATGGACCCCACGCGCGAGAATTTCACTCAGCTCGCCGACACTCCGGAGCGCCGTGCGTTCATGAAGAAGCTCGCCAAGAAGGGCTGGCTGGGCATGAGCTGGCCAAAGGAATACGGCGGACAGGGCATCGAAGGCGTGTACGAGTTCATCTTGAACGAAGCGCTGGCGCGACACGCCGCCCCCCAGATAGGCAAGGGCGTGGGCATCATCGGCAAGACGCTGATCCGACACGGCAGTGAGAAACTGAAGAAGGAATTCCTGCCGAAGATCCTGGCCGCCGAGGTCGAGTTCGCCGTGGGTTATAGCGAGCCACAGGCCGGTTCCGATGCGGCGAACATGCAACTGAAGGCCGACAAGGTCGACGGCGGCTGGAACCTGAACGGCCAGAAGATGTGGACCACCTCCGCGCATTTCGCGGACTGGTACTGGGTGGGTGCGCGCACCGATCCCGACAAGGCCAAGCACGACGGACTGAGCCTGTTCCTGATTCCGATGGATCACGAGGGGCTCGAGGTGCAGAGCCTGCCGACGATCGGCAAGGACACAACCAATCAAGTCTTTTTCAAGGACGTGTTCGTACCCGACGACTATCTGGTAGGTACGCGCGGTCGCGGCTTCCAGTACATCGCCGAGGCCCTCGACCTCGAGCGCTTCACCTTGTTCACACTGTCTCCGATCAGCGAGCGATCGCGCGTTCTGATCGACTGGGTCAAGACCGCCCGGCGCGACGACAAACCGCTGCGCGAAGATCCGAACGTGCGCCGATTGATCGCGCATATCGCAACGGACACGGCACTGGCGAGGTGTCTGAGCACGCGCTTCCTCTGCGCGGCGAAGGCTGTGAACGGCAAGCCACCGTCGGTGGAGTCTTCGCAGTACAAGCTGTTTACCACGACGCTCTCACAACGCGTCTGCAAGGACGCACTCGACATCACCGGAGCCGCCGGGCAGATGCGCGAAGGCCAGGATGACGCACCGTTGGCCGGGCGTTTCGAAGGCGCCTATCGCGCCACCATGAACGAAACCGTCGGTGGCGGTTCTTCGGAAATCCAGAAGAACATCATCGCCCGGCGCCACCTCGGCTTGCCGAAGAACTTCTAG
- a CDS encoding universal stress protein, producing MSDIKTILVPTDFSKPSDKALAMATSIARKMEAKVHLLHAYQLPLEVVAPIPAPYQDQLHEMSVQGLEELQDGLSKHGITSSAEAVDESPLVAISAAAKRHSVDLIVMGSRGAKGLEHVFLGSVAERTVRTAHCPVLTVRRDCGPEETFATIVVAMDFSDPASRALALARQFASKMGPARLILVHAHYIPPDVEALFKEQGTPLPRPSLAPVAERLEPMVLELQDAGLTSDFVLEPGVPERLIVDVAKTNNADLIAIGTHGRGGLSRFLLGSVAERVVREAECPVLTTGPPEK from the coding sequence TTGAGCGACATCAAGACAATCCTGGTACCCACGGACTTTTCGAAACCGAGCGACAAGGCGCTGGCCATGGCCACGTCGATCGCTCGGAAGATGGAAGCAAAGGTCCACCTGCTCCACGCCTACCAACTGCCGCTGGAAGTGGTGGCGCCGATTCCGGCGCCCTATCAGGATCAGCTGCACGAGATGAGTGTGCAGGGACTGGAAGAACTGCAGGATGGACTGAGCAAGCACGGGATCACATCCTCTGCGGAAGCCGTCGACGAATCCCCACTGGTCGCGATCTCCGCTGCAGCAAAGCGCCACTCTGTGGACCTGATCGTAATGGGAAGTCGCGGCGCCAAAGGCTTGGAGCACGTCTTCCTGGGTAGCGTCGCCGAGCGAACGGTTCGCACGGCCCACTGTCCCGTCCTGACGGTCCGCCGCGACTGCGGTCCCGAAGAAACCTTCGCGACTATCGTCGTGGCCATGGACTTCTCGGATCCCGCGAGCAGGGCACTCGCACTCGCCCGGCAGTTTGCGTCCAAGATGGGTCCGGCAAGATTGATCCTGGTGCACGCGCACTACATTCCGCCCGACGTCGAAGCGCTGTTCAAGGAACAGGGTACCCCGCTGCCGAGGCCTTCGCTGGCACCGGTTGCGGAACGCCTCGAACCGATGGTGCTCGAGCTTCAAGACGCCGGACTGACTTCCGATTTCGTCCTCGAACCCGGCGTTCCCGAGCGCTTGATCGTCGATGTCGCCAAGACGAATAACGCCGATCTGATCGCAATCGGCACGCACGGGCGCGGAGGATTGTCGCGCTTCCTGCTCGGCAGCGTCGCGGAGCGGGTCGTGCGCGAAGCCGAATGCCCGGTGCTGACAACGGGTCCGCCAGAGAAGTAG
- a CDS encoding CBS domain-containing protein, with product MKAADVMEKSIICVSPELGLKDFEELLTREEISGAPVTGSDGRAVGIATKSDIVSAISQVSEGQEPWLQTLTVEDVMTRDIISVEPNTSVRDIAQLMIDGHLHRVLVVEESEILGIISSFDLLRFVQ from the coding sequence ATGAAGGCCGCCGATGTCATGGAGAAGAGCATCATCTGCGTCAGCCCTGAGCTTGGGCTCAAGGATTTCGAGGAGTTGCTGACACGAGAAGAAATCAGCGGCGCGCCCGTGACCGGATCCGATGGGCGGGCGGTTGGAATCGCGACCAAGAGCGATATCGTGAGCGCAATCTCGCAGGTTTCCGAAGGACAGGAGCCCTGGCTCCAGACGCTGACGGTCGAGGACGTGATGACCCGTGACATCATCTCGGTAGAACCCAATACGAGCGTGCGCGATATCGCCCAGCTCATGATCGACGGGCATCTGCACCGGGTTCTGGTCGTCGAGGAAAGCGAAATTCTCGGGATCATTTCGAGCTTCGACCTGCTTCGCTTCGTGCAATAG
- a CDS encoding AAA family ATPase, with amino-acid sequence MQDYEAELVEALTQVRAYPHDRSAERGVEHVQTHLSHVFLTPERVYKLRKAVSFGFVDFGSTHARNTDCRNEVDLNRRLAPDVYLGIAPIQRVAGLFELGAVSAVADFDADLEHVVVMRRLAQGRDALSLLEGGEFRAEMLDLVAERLAGFHAEHGLGRPAPFSASEWKKHIVEPVSDNFDALAANSSEELLDEIESCRQLTRSFESVHWERLEQRRVEGRVVDGHGDLHLQHLWFEREDRPIVIDCLEFSSELRRIDAAADVAFLLMDLRYRGRPGLAHRFARKYAAQSDDFGLYGVIDYFISYRAAVRAKVASLAGADPRLPAEQRAGAHASVSAHVALAKSALESRPKGSVVALCGTIGTGKSAVAEELAESLPGVPIASDHVRKHEAGLKASDRASAAWNKGLYTPEARERVYEGLLERAKPVVDSGRTAILDASFARRATRSTLQTWGRKEGVEVILVEIVCPEDVVRERLERRASSGSGASDAGPELLERSLNHHETPDEWPRQRHVRIDTNDPEWREELHSLARS; translated from the coding sequence ATGCAGGACTACGAAGCGGAACTGGTGGAAGCACTGACACAGGTGCGCGCATACCCGCACGATCGCAGTGCCGAGCGGGGCGTGGAGCACGTCCAGACTCACCTCTCGCATGTTTTCTTGACGCCCGAGCGAGTCTACAAGCTGCGCAAGGCGGTGAGCTTCGGTTTCGTTGACTTTGGAAGCACACACGCTCGCAACACCGACTGTCGGAACGAGGTCGACCTGAATCGCAGGCTCGCCCCCGACGTGTATCTGGGGATTGCGCCGATCCAGCGAGTGGCCGGTCTCTTCGAGCTCGGTGCAGTTTCGGCCGTTGCGGACTTCGATGCCGATCTGGAACACGTGGTCGTCATGCGAAGACTGGCTCAGGGGCGGGATGCCCTGTCTCTGCTCGAGGGGGGCGAGTTTCGCGCCGAGATGCTCGATCTGGTGGCCGAACGCCTCGCCGGTTTCCACGCGGAGCACGGCCTGGGTCGGCCAGCCCCCTTCAGCGCGAGCGAGTGGAAGAAGCACATCGTCGAACCCGTGAGCGACAACTTCGACGCGCTCGCCGCAAACAGCTCGGAGGAATTGCTCGACGAAATCGAGAGCTGTCGCCAGCTGACGCGTAGCTTCGAATCCGTTCACTGGGAGCGACTGGAGCAAAGACGCGTCGAAGGGCGTGTCGTCGATGGGCACGGAGATCTGCATCTCCAACACCTGTGGTTCGAGCGGGAAGACCGGCCGATCGTCATCGACTGTCTGGAATTCAGTAGCGAACTGCGCAGAATCGATGCGGCGGCCGACGTCGCCTTTCTGCTGATGGATCTGCGCTATCGTGGAAGGCCCGGGCTGGCGCATCGCTTTGCCCGCAAGTACGCAGCCCAGAGCGACGACTTCGGTCTGTACGGCGTCATCGATTACTTCATCAGCTACCGCGCCGCCGTGCGTGCCAAGGTCGCTTCGCTGGCCGGAGCCGATCCCCGGCTTCCGGCTGAACAAAGGGCAGGAGCGCACGCGAGCGTCAGCGCGCACGTTGCACTCGCGAAGAGCGCGCTCGAGTCGCGTCCAAAGGGCAGCGTCGTGGCGCTGTGCGGAACGATCGGAACTGGAAAGAGCGCCGTGGCCGAGGAACTGGCCGAGAGCCTGCCGGGCGTTCCCATCGCCTCGGATCACGTGCGCAAACACGAAGCGGGGTTGAAGGCAAGCGATCGAGCTTCGGCAGCCTGGAACAAAGGCCTGTACACACCTGAGGCGCGGGAACGGGTCTACGAAGGGCTTCTGGAGAGGGCGAAGCCAGTCGTAGATTCGGGAAGAACGGCAATTCTCGACGCCAGCTTCGCCCGACGCGCGACCCGTTCGACTCTCCAGACCTGGGGTCGCAAGGAAGGCGTCGAGGTCATCCTGGTGGAGATTGTCTGCCCTGAAGATGTCGTGCGTGAACGTCTCGAACGCCGTGCATCCAGCGGGAGCGGCGCCTCGGACGCCGGCCCCGAACTCCTGGAGCGGAGTCTGAACCATCACGAAACGCCCGATGAATGGCCTCGACAGCGACACGTGCGGATTGACACGAATGACCCGGAATGGCGGGAAGAACTCCACTCCCTGGCGCGCTC
- a CDS encoding acyl-CoA/acyl-ACP dehydrogenase produces the protein MDIDFSEEQQMIVDMTRGMLNEHSSIDVVREMEDDPKGYPDALWKQMSELGLNGLLIPESYGGGGQTLLEAALVYEELGRALASTPHFVSCVIGAGLLLEAGSDAQREEWLGTIASGDAILTLAWLEPDRGYSQVGVAMQAKSDGDGVVLSGVKRHVHFASSADRMIVLARGDAGVDLYLVDPNSDGVKLTHQLSQGSDCQYRVDFNEVRVPSSARIGAAGSGWTSFDKIMHDGIILLAAQAIGGADRTLLETVAYAKERVQFDKPLGAFQALAHYMADASTAIEGGRVLVHEAAWNRAQGRSISRLAPMAKLFCCEAYRETTRACAQIWGGVAFTIEYDCQLFFRRAKQLQLSWWDTPYLEERVAADVLDG, from the coding sequence ATGGATATCGACTTCAGCGAAGAGCAGCAGATGATTGTCGACATGACTCGAGGAATGCTCAACGAGCACTCCTCGATCGACGTCGTGCGCGAGATGGAAGACGATCCCAAGGGCTACCCCGACGCGCTCTGGAAACAGATGAGCGAACTCGGGCTCAACGGATTGTTGATCCCCGAGAGTTACGGCGGCGGTGGGCAGACCCTGCTCGAAGCCGCGCTGGTCTATGAAGAATTGGGGCGTGCACTCGCCTCCACTCCCCACTTCGTGAGCTGCGTCATCGGCGCCGGCCTCCTGCTCGAAGCCGGTAGCGACGCGCAACGAGAAGAGTGGCTGGGCACGATCGCCAGCGGCGATGCCATCCTCACACTCGCCTGGCTGGAGCCGGATCGCGGCTATAGCCAGGTCGGCGTGGCGATGCAGGCGAAGAGCGACGGCGACGGCGTCGTACTTTCAGGAGTCAAGCGCCATGTTCACTTCGCGAGTTCGGCCGATCGCATGATCGTGTTGGCGCGTGGCGACGCCGGTGTCGATCTGTACCTGGTCGACCCGAATTCGGACGGCGTGAAACTGACGCACCAGCTTTCACAGGGCTCGGACTGTCAGTACCGGGTCGATTTCAACGAGGTCCGGGTTCCCTCCAGCGCCCGTATTGGCGCAGCGGGCTCGGGCTGGACGAGCTTCGACAAGATCATGCACGACGGCATCATCCTGCTGGCCGCCCAGGCGATCGGCGGAGCCGACCGCACGCTGCTCGAAACGGTGGCCTACGCGAAGGAACGCGTGCAATTCGACAAACCGCTGGGCGCTTTTCAGGCGCTGGCCCACTACATGGCCGACGCTTCGACTGCCATCGAAGGAGGGCGCGTGCTGGTGCACGAAGCGGCGTGGAATCGCGCGCAGGGTCGCTCGATCTCGCGGCTCGCTCCCATGGCCAAGCTCTTCTGCTGCGAAGCCTATCGAGAAACGACGCGGGCGTGCGCGCAGATCTGGGGCGGTGTCGCTTTCACCATCGAGTACGACTGTCAGTTGTTCTTCCGACGCGCCAAGCAGTTGCAGCTCAGCTGGTGGGACACGCCCTACCTCGAGGAGCGGGTCGCCGCCGACGTTCTGGACGGTTGA
- a CDS encoding sigma-54-dependent Fis family transcriptional regulator, whose translation MAQRSVLVVDDDAAMREMLVSLLEEQGILASAVGSADAAIETARETEYGLVISDIRMPGKDGIELTSELRRLRPETPVILMTAFGSIDSAVSAMRAGAFDYVTKPFKRDAIVASLDRAFEHRALEEENRRLRRAIDRSTKFGDLIGASPSMREIFALIRKVSGSRTNVLITGESGTGKDVVARTLHFAGARTGHPFVPINCTAMPEGLLESELFGHVRGAFTGAHTSKKGLFEEAHGGTLFLDEIGDMPFGLQGKLLRVVQDGLVRPVGGTRSIKVDVRLITATNSDLAAKIEAGEFRQDLFYRLNVIPIHIPPLRERPEDIPVLADAFLRKHSGSETRTLSPDAQERLKRMRWEGNARELENAIERALVLSPDRELVAEDFPSPEAEKEIEPVDSEVALLDEALERGLTLRQLGDLYIERVLKHSGGNKVRAARALGINRRTLYRRGEHETPNPSTPSSSTPNA comes from the coding sequence ATGGCACAGCGCTCAGTTCTCGTGGTCGATGATGATGCTGCGATGCGAGAGATGCTCGTATCTCTGCTAGAGGAACAGGGGATCCTGGCCTCTGCGGTGGGCTCGGCGGACGCCGCCATCGAAACCGCACGCGAGACGGAATACGGTCTGGTGATCTCCGACATCCGCATGCCTGGCAAGGACGGCATCGAACTCACCTCCGAGCTCCGCCGGTTGCGGCCGGAGACTCCGGTCATCCTGATGACTGCTTTCGGGAGCATCGATTCGGCGGTAAGCGCCATGCGCGCGGGCGCCTTCGACTATGTGACCAAGCCGTTCAAGCGCGATGCGATCGTGGCCAGCCTCGACCGCGCTTTCGAGCACCGGGCACTCGAGGAAGAAAACCGCAGATTGCGCAGGGCGATCGACCGCAGCACGAAGTTCGGCGATCTGATCGGTGCCAGTCCTTCGATGCGCGAGATCTTCGCACTGATCCGCAAGGTCTCGGGAAGTCGCACGAACGTGTTGATCACCGGCGAGAGCGGCACCGGAAAGGATGTGGTCGCGCGCACGCTCCACTTCGCAGGTGCACGCACGGGCCATCCCTTCGTCCCCATCAATTGCACCGCGATGCCGGAAGGTCTACTGGAGAGCGAACTCTTCGGTCATGTGCGCGGAGCCTTCACCGGTGCGCACACCTCCAAGAAAGGCCTGTTCGAAGAGGCCCATGGAGGCACGCTCTTCCTGGACGAGATCGGCGACATGCCTTTCGGCCTGCAGGGCAAGCTCCTGCGCGTGGTGCAGGACGGCCTGGTTCGACCCGTCGGCGGCACGCGCTCGATCAAGGTCGACGTACGCTTGATCACCGCCACGAACTCGGATCTGGCAGCAAAGATCGAAGCGGGTGAGTTTCGCCAGGATCTCTTCTACCGATTGAATGTGATTCCGATCCACATCCCACCGCTGCGGGAACGACCCGAAGACATTCCCGTGTTGGCAGATGCGTTCCTGCGCAAGCATTCCGGATCCGAAACACGAACCCTTTCACCCGACGCGCAGGAACGCCTGAAGCGAATGCGCTGGGAAGGCAATGCGCGCGAACTGGAGAACGCGATCGAGCGCGCGCTCGTACTTTCGCCGGATCGGGAGTTGGTTGCCGAGGATTTCCCAAGCCCCGAGGCCGAAAAGGAAATCGAACCCGTCGACTCCGAAGTCGCGCTTCTGGACGAAGCACTCGAGCGGGGTCTCACACTGCGCCAGCTCGGCGACCTGTACATCGAGCGGGTGCTCAAGCACTCGGGCGGAAACAAGGTACGCGCGGCGCGTGCACTCGGCATCAACCGGCGCACGCTGTACCGAAGGGGCGAGCACGAGACACCGAATCCTTCGACACCGAGTTCTTCGACGCCGAACGCCTGA
- a CDS encoding CBS domain-containing protein codes for MKVRDLMSSEVTTLGRNDELSLADDVMRLGRIRHMPVIDESGRVVGVVSQRDLFGGALFKAMGFGDRQLRQVLKTLPVKEVMSTGVETVSPDHDARAAAKLMLERKIGCLPVVEDGKLVGILTESDFVAVVANSPRS; via the coding sequence GTGAAAGTCAGAGATCTGATGTCCTCGGAGGTCACCACCCTGGGCCGCAATGACGAACTGAGTCTCGCCGATGACGTGATGCGCCTCGGGCGCATCCGTCACATGCCCGTCATCGACGAGTCCGGGCGTGTCGTCGGTGTGGTCAGCCAGCGCGATCTTTTCGGAGGCGCGCTCTTCAAAGCCATGGGCTTTGGCGATCGTCAACTCCGACAGGTACTCAAAACCCTCCCGGTCAAAGAGGTCATGAGCACGGGTGTCGAGACCGTGTCGCCCGATCACGACGCACGCGCGGCCGCCAAGCTGATGCTCGAACGAAAGATAGGCTGCCTGCCCGTCGTGGAGGACGGCAAGCTCGTCGGCATCCTCACAGAATCGGACTTCGTGGCAGTGGTCGCTAATTCGCCCAGATCGTAG
- a CDS encoding universal stress protein, with the protein MDWPPKRILLGSDFSASADAAHAVARAFAYREGSDLHLLHVAQDPVHVLTGYKPLDRILDYAASYRGPRTRSVEQLCARARELGGPDLKTHVRTGDPVAQMVAFREQIGADLLVLGATGLRGFRRLLLGSVSERMLREPGCPLLLVNRSPAAGEVKRILVAMELPDLETPALKLAVGIAHDLRGELILLHALPPRGYISDRRHVELHAENAAPRMRAVAAAIDPTIPVETVVRSGIPEDVIQAVASEIDAHLTVMGVERNQSDSPGRVVDHVVRAGLDAVLLVWPEDGEERE; encoded by the coding sequence GTGGACTGGCCCCCGAAGCGCATCCTGCTCGGTAGCGACTTTTCGGCTAGCGCTGATGCAGCGCACGCCGTGGCGCGCGCATTTGCCTATCGCGAGGGATCGGACCTGCACCTCTTGCACGTCGCTCAGGACCCGGTTCACGTGCTGACCGGCTACAAGCCCCTCGATCGCATCCTGGACTACGCGGCGAGTTACAGAGGGCCACGCACACGCAGCGTCGAACAGTTGTGCGCACGCGCTCGGGAACTCGGGGGGCCCGATTTGAAGACTCATGTGCGCACGGGTGACCCCGTCGCTCAGATGGTCGCTTTCCGGGAGCAGATCGGAGCCGATCTGCTGGTGCTGGGCGCCACTGGACTGCGCGGGTTTCGCCGGCTCCTCCTGGGCAGCGTCTCCGAACGCATGTTGCGCGAACCCGGCTGTCCGCTATTGCTGGTCAACCGCAGCCCAGCCGCGGGTGAGGTCAAGCGCATCTTGGTCGCCATGGAACTGCCCGACCTCGAGACACCGGCGCTCAAACTAGCCGTGGGGATCGCCCACGACCTGCGCGGCGAACTCATTTTGTTGCACGCTCTGCCGCCGCGTGGCTACATCTCCGACCGAAGGCACGTAGAGCTGCACGCGGAAAACGCCGCTCCGCGTATGCGAGCCGTGGCAGCCGCCATCGACCCGACGATTCCGGTAGAGACCGTGGTACGTTCTGGCATTCCGGAAGACGTGATCCAGGCCGTTGCCAGCGAGATCGACGCGCATCTTACTGTGATGGGTGTGGAGCGAAATCAAAGTGACTCGCCTGGTCGTGTGGTCGACCACGTGGTTCGGGCAGGACTCGACGCAGTACTGCTCGTGTGGCCAGAAGATGGGGAGGAACGAGAGTGA
- a CDS encoding sulfatase-like hydrolase/transferase has translation MGRIAKRAALALLLLAALGWLFREPIALSGIGFLVKLRTSVGPHQEVTWQSGPDPAGRASGERPPNIVVILADDLGFNDLSFAGGGVAEGTVPTPNIDSIARDGVSFTRGYSAHSTCAPSRAAILSGRYGTRFGFEFTPTPPGMIRVVGIVSGNQPGRLRKPYIPENSGTELGFEEMGMPASEITLAELLKQADYQTLHIGKWHVGREHGMAATDQGFDESLLMASGLYLPEDDANVVNSKQDFDGIDKFLWAAMQHAATFNEGPAFKPGGYLTDYYTDEAVKAIEANKDRPFFLYLAHWAPHSPLQATRADYDALSHIEDHRLRVYAAMIRALDRGVGRVLDALKANGLEDDTLVFFTSDNGGAHYIGLPEVNKPYRGWKITFFEGGIHVPYFIKWPGRLPAGKSVDAPVHGFDIYATAAAAAGVPLPKDRKIDGVDLVPYAAGERRGSPHERLFWRAGHSQIALVDGWKLQVNERPGKTWLFNTLEDPTEQNNLADREPQRVADLRAALAVHNAEQSAPGWPSRAEVPVNVDKHLGQYDTPEDEYVYTPN, from the coding sequence ATGGGACGGATTGCGAAGCGAGCGGCGCTCGCGCTGCTGTTACTGGCGGCCCTGGGCTGGCTCTTCCGGGAGCCGATCGCGCTCTCGGGTATCGGATTCCTGGTCAAGCTGCGCACCTCGGTCGGACCGCATCAAGAGGTCACCTGGCAGAGTGGGCCGGATCCCGCGGGGCGCGCATCGGGCGAGCGTCCGCCTAACATCGTGGTGATTCTGGCAGACGATCTGGGCTTCAACGATCTCAGCTTCGCCGGAGGCGGCGTTGCGGAGGGAACGGTTCCAACTCCTAACATCGACTCGATCGCGCGCGATGGCGTGAGCTTCACACGCGGCTATTCCGCCCACAGCACCTGCGCGCCGTCCCGGGCGGCCATTCTTTCCGGACGCTACGGAACCCGTTTTGGCTTCGAGTTCACACCTACTCCTCCCGGAATGATTCGCGTCGTCGGAATAGTCTCGGGCAACCAACCGGGTCGCCTGCGCAAACCATACATACCCGAAAACTCGGGCACCGAACTCGGTTTTGAGGAAATGGGAATGCCGGCCTCGGAGATCACGCTGGCCGAACTACTGAAGCAGGCCGACTACCAGACCTTGCACATCGGCAAGTGGCACGTAGGACGCGAGCACGGCATGGCGGCCACCGACCAGGGCTTCGACGAGAGCTTGCTGATGGCGAGCGGATTGTACCTGCCCGAAGACGACGCAAACGTCGTCAACTCCAAGCAGGACTTCGATGGGATCGACAAGTTTCTATGGGCTGCCATGCAACACGCCGCAACGTTCAATGAAGGACCCGCATTCAAACCCGGCGGCTACCTGACGGACTACTACACCGACGAGGCCGTCAAGGCGATCGAGGCGAACAAGGACCGTCCCTTCTTTCTGTACCTGGCGCACTGGGCTCCGCACTCACCGCTTCAGGCGACGCGCGCCGACTACGATGCGCTCTCACACATCGAAGATCACCGACTGCGCGTCTACGCCGCGATGATCCGCGCATTGGATCGCGGCGTGGGCCGCGTACTCGATGCCCTGAAGGCGAACGGCCTGGAAGACGACACGCTTGTGTTCTTCACCTCCGATAACGGAGGCGCGCATTACATCGGACTTCCGGAGGTCAACAAGCCCTACCGCGGCTGGAAGATCACCTTCTTCGAAGGCGGCATCCACGTGCCCTACTTCATCAAGTGGCCCGGTCGCCTTCCCGCGGGAAAGAGCGTCGACGCGCCGGTACACGGTTTCGACATCTACGCCACCGCGGCCGCGGCCGCGGGCGTGCCATTGCCGAAGGATCGCAAGATCGACGGCGTGGACCTGGTGCCCTACGCCGCCGGCGAGCGCCGCGGCTCGCCCCACGAGCGCCTGTTCTGGCGCGCCGGCCACTCCCAGATCGCCCTGGTCGATGGCTGGAAGCTCCAGGTAAACGAACGCCCCGGCAAGACCTGGTTGTTCAACACACTGGAAGACCCGACCGAGCAGAACAACCTGGCCGATCGCGAGCCGCAGCGCGTGGCAGACCTGCGAGCGGCACTCGCCGTCCACAATGCAGAGCAGAGCGCTCCGGGCTGGCCCTCGCGTGCGGAGGTGCCGGTGAACGTGGACAAGCACCTGGGCCAGTACGACACGCCCGAAGACGAGTACGTCTACACCCCAAACTAA